The following proteins are co-located in the Vigna unguiculata cultivar IT97K-499-35 chromosome 9, ASM411807v1, whole genome shotgun sequence genome:
- the LOC114164754 gene encoding nucleosome assembly protein 1;3-like translates to MSNNNDNITMTDLTSALNEDNRADLVSALKSKIQSLAGQHSDVLESLSPIVRKRVESLREIQGKHDELEAEFFKEREALEAKYQKLYQPLYTKRYEIVNGVTEVEEAANETTDRSEEDSEKGVPSFWLNAMKNNDVLAEEISERDEGALKFLKDIKWSRIDDPKGFKLEFFFDTNPYFSNSVLTKTYHMIDEDEPILEKAIGTEIEWYPGKCLTQKVLKKKPKKGAKNAKPITKTENCESFFNFFKPPEVPEDDDDIDEDLAEELQNQMEQDYDIGSTIRDKIIPHAVSWFTGEAVQGDEFEDLEDDEDEDDDEEDEEEDEDEDDDDDEEEEEDSKTKKKKSGRAQIGDGQQGERPPECKQQ, encoded by the exons ATGTCCAACAACAACGATAACATCACCATGACCGATCTCACTTCTG CCCTCAACGAAGACAATCGCGCCGATCTAGTCAGTGCTCTCAAG AGTAAGATACAGAGTCTGGCTGGACAGCATTCGGATGTTCTGGAGAGTTTATCGCCTATCGTCAGGAAGCGTGTTGAATCTCTTAGAGAGATTCAG GGCAAACATGATGAACTAGAGGCAGAATTCTTCAAGGAGAGAGAAGCTCTTGAAGCTAAGTACCAAAAGTTGTATCAGCCGTTATACACCAAG CGCTATGAAATAGTAAATGGTGTTACTGAAGTGGAAGAGGCAGCAAATGAAACAACCGACAGATCAGAAGAGGATAGTG AGAAAGGAGTACCTTCTTTTTGGCTCAATgcaatgaaaaataatgatgtGTTGGCTGAAGAG ATTTCAGAGCGTGATGAAGGTGCTCTCAAGTTTCTAAAAGACATCAAGTGGAGCCGGATAGATGACCCCAAAGGGTTCAAGCTTGAGTTCTTTTTTGATACCAATCCTTACTTTTCAAACTCTGTCTTGACTAAAACATATCATATGATTGATGAGGATGAACCTATATTGGAGAAAGCAATTGG GACGGAAATTGAATGGTACCCGGGAAAATGCTTGACTCAGAAGGTGTTGAAGAAAAAGCCCAAGAAGGGTGCAAAGAATGCTAAACCAATTACCAAAACTGAAAACTGTGAAAGcttcttcaattttttcaaacCACCAGAAGTTCctgaagatgatgatgacatTGATGAAGATTTG GCTGAGGAACTTCAGAATCAGATGGAACAAGATTATGACATTGG GTCAACTATAAGGGACAAAATTATCCCTCATGCTGTATCTTGGTTTACTGGGGAGGCTGTTCAGGGAGATGAGTTTGAAGACCTGGAGGATGATGAAGACGAAGATGACGATGAGGAGGATGAAGAGgaggatgaagatgaagatgatgatgacgacgaggaagaggaagaagacaGTAAGACCAAAAAGAag AAGAGTGGAAGGGCACAGATTGGTGATGGTCAGCAGGGTGAGCGACCTCCAGAGTGCAAGCAGCAGTAA
- the LOC114196260 gene encoding 30S ribosomal protein S16-2, chloroplastic/mitochondrial: MVVRIRLSRFGCKNKPFYRVMAADSRSPRDGKHLEVLGYYNPLPGQDGGKRMGLNFDRVKYWLSVGAQPSEPVERLLFRAGVLPPPPMVAMGRKGGLRDTRPVDALTGRVLNQEKPANEKNNDHEHEAAENPF; this comes from the exons ATGGTGGTGAGGATTCGGCTCTCGCGGTTCGGATGCAAGAACAAACCCTTCTATCGGGTCATGGCTGCTGATAGCAGATCTCCCAGAGATGGCAAACACCTAGAAGTTCTCGGTTACTACAATCCCTTACCAG GTCAAGATGGTGGCAAGAGAATGGGTCTCAACTTCGATCGGGTGAA GTATTGGCTTTCTGTTGGAGCTCAGCCTTCAGAGCCTGTGGAACGGCTTCTATTCAGAGCTGGGGTTCTGCCTCCACCACCTATGGTGGCAATGGGGCGTAAAGGTGGACTGCGTGATACTCGCCCTGTCGATGCTCTAACCGGGCGTGTACTGAATCAAGAGAAGCCGGCTAATGAGAAGAACAATGACCATGAACATGAAGCTGCTGAAAACCCTTTTTAG